Proteins encoded within one genomic window of Bacillus sp. 1NLA3E:
- the tnpA gene encoding IS66 family insertion sequence element accessory protein TnpA — protein MADTELRKEWERRIANLKASGQTHTKWCETNNVNYHQLKYWLKKIDNPSKSQETNSKWVSMIIEDELSNNKNETLKVRVGQALIEVNPDFNPTFLCLAKRWLIGCFMEQVNG, from the coding sequence ATGGCAGATACAGAATTGCGAAAGGAATGGGAACGACGGATCGCTAATTTAAAAGCTAGTGGACAGACCCATACCAAGTGGTGCGAAACCAACAATGTAAATTACCATCAGTTAAAATATTGGTTAAAGAAAATCGATAATCCAAGTAAATCTCAAGAAACTAATTCAAAATGGGTTTCTATGATTATTGAAGATGAATTATCCAATAATAAAAATGAAACCTTAAAGGTAAGAGTGGGTCAGGCCCTCATTGAAGTGAACCCGGATTTTAACCCAACATTTCTTTGTCTCGCCAAACGATGGCTAATTGGATGCTTTATGGAGCAGGTCAATGGTTAA